A region of the Leptospira sp. WS39.C2 genome:
TCAATGTCGCAGGTCCGAAAGACATGGAAGATTTATCAAAAGGAATTGACTTCTTATTGGCAAATGCCCCAGTCAATCCAGCAAACATTGGTATTGCGGGAATTTCTTATGGAGCAGGAATTTCGTTAATAGGGCTTAGTAAAGAACCTAGAATTAAAACTGCAGTAGCTATGAGTGGTTGGGGAAGTTTGCCTGACTCACTTTATGGAAACCAATCTCCTAGACTTGTATGGGGACTTTTACTTGTCACAGCAGGTTACATTACAGGACGTATGGATCCAATTATTGCGGAAAATTTCCAAAAATTATTAGATACAAGAGATGTGGCTTCCGTATTAACTTGGGCAAAAGAAAGGTCACCCAACAATTTTGTAGCTGAATTGAATGCATCGGGAAAACCTGTATATATCTCAAACAACTCTCAAGACAATTTATTCCAACCAAATCAAATCCTTCCCTACTTCGAACAACTAACAGTTCCTAAAAAGTTAGATTTGAATAATGGTATCCATGCGACAGCTGAAATTGGAGGAATCCTTGGAATTAATAATTACGTTTGGACAAACGCCTACGACTGGTTTGATTATTGGTTAAAAGGCATTCAAAACGGAATCATGTCAAAGCCTAAGGTATCAATACAAAAACGTTTTTCAAGTGATCGAGTCAATTATGTTAGTTGGCCAAATCCATCTAAAATTGAAAAAACATACCATCTTAGACCTATGGGTTTATTAAGCCCAGGAAAAATCACTACAACTACCAATACAACAAATGGGAACGATACAATTCTTTCTGGTGGAACAAATGCAACAACTGGTGTGCCTCTGTTATCTGAGATCTTAGACGGTGCCGTTTCTGTACCTGTTACCACAAACGTAAACTTTATCGATCGAAGTAATGCGATGGTTTACATATCTGACAGGCTAACTTCTACATTAAAACTTAGAGGAAAAACCTTCTATAAAGGAAAAATCAATAGTTCAGACAACGCTCCTCATGTGGTTGTTTATTTATACGAAGTTGATATCTGGGGGACAGGTAAACTTATTTCTCATGGGACAGCAACTTTGTTTGGAGTCAAAGGAAAAGACACCGATCTAAATGTTGATTTACAAGCAGTCGCACACGATTTCCCTGTGGGAAGCCGCATTTGTCTTGCCATTGATAATATTGATCCTATGTATGCTGTGCCAAAACCAATTTCACTTTACACAACTACGTTTAAACATAACACTACGAATGCATCTACGCTTAAATTTGAAAGCGAATGATTGAAACATTGTTGTAACCAATTTTAGTTACATTGGGAGAGAAACTTCTCTCCCAATCTTTGGACAAACTTCTAAAATCAAGCGCCCCGGATAGCAGCGGAAATCCTTTGCGAACGCAAAGATTGAAGCGGACAGCCGGAAACGTGCGCCCAATTTTTCCTTTTTCAAAAACCAAACTAGGATAATGATTGCGTGGATTCTTCTACTGAGTAATCCTATGTTTGATTTTTGAACTAAGGGAATTTTTTTGCCAATACATTACTTTGCAGGATTACATCTGCATGAAATCACATCGGAACTTACAAAACAAATAAAAAAAGAACAAAAAGAAAATCCACTGAGTAGGCCAGTGGTGGTGGTTCCGAACACCAATCTGATTCCATGGCTTAAATTAAATTTACCAAAATACGATGACTCACATCTCTCAATCAATATTGAATTTACATTTCTCGAAAAAGCTATCTTAAAATGCATATTCAATTCGATGAATATACCGATTTGGTCGGAGTCGGAAGAATTTTATGATTATGAATCCTTTAGAAAAGATTGTTTTACCTATTTATACGAAAATAAAGAAACCTTATTTGAAAAAAATCCAGAAATCAAAAAATACCTCTCTGAAATTCCGAAAATTTATTATTTATCCGACTTATTAACTAAATACTTCAAAGATTACGAACTAAATCGATCAGATTGGATCAATCAGTGGTTAGGTGCAACAGATATAAAAACAAATATAAATGCGTCTCTTCTTGATGATCCATATTGGAACTTAGAAAAAGAGATTTACCTT
Encoded here:
- a CDS encoding alpha/beta fold hydrolase — its product is MKKQKNYLTLLLIIGNFLLVACGGNGNQNGKETRAILSVLSDQSQNATTSQEVLHQSNAAYTRDIQSAFQKENDGSFSFNDNISYLSNDGVKITGNLFIPKSGTGPYPAIIFVNSWALNEYEYIVPAAKLAKKGYVVFSYNTRGFGTSGGLINVAGPKDMEDLSKGIDFLLANAPVNPANIGIAGISYGAGISLIGLSKEPRIKTAVAMSGWGSLPDSLYGNQSPRLVWGLLLVTAGYITGRMDPIIAENFQKLLDTRDVASVLTWAKERSPNNFVAELNASGKPVYISNNSQDNLFQPNQILPYFEQLTVPKKLDLNNGIHATAEIGGILGINNYVWTNAYDWFDYWLKGIQNGIMSKPKVSIQKRFSSDRVNYVSWPNPSKIEKTYHLRPMGLLSPGKITTTTNTTNGNDTILSGGTNATTGVPLLSEILDGAVSVPVTTNVNFIDRSNAMVYISDRLTSTLKLRGKTFYKGKINSSDNAPHVVVYLYEVDIWGTGKLISHGTATLFGVKGKDTDLNVDLQAVAHDFPVGSRICLAIDNIDPMYAVPKPISLYTTTFKHNTTNASTLKFESE